A stretch of the Luteitalea sp. genome encodes the following:
- a CDS encoding response regulator: protein MIRVCVVEDQTLVRQGIQTLLGLVDDIEVVAEAQDGEEALDLIPRVKPDVVLLDMYMPKRSGLEVLNALRQANALPSTLVLTTFDEDHLVIGGLRAGAKGFLLKDVSLEQLTRTIRTLSSGGTLVQPVVTERLLQNRPPVQCDFPSLPSPDPLSGRELEILRLMALGHSNREIAEALGIAEGTVKNYVSVILSKIGVRDRTRAVLKALETGVL from the coding sequence ATGATCCGGGTCTGCGTGGTCGAGGACCAGACGCTGGTGCGACAGGGCATCCAGACACTGCTCGGGCTCGTCGACGACATCGAGGTCGTGGCAGAAGCGCAGGACGGCGAGGAGGCGCTCGACCTGATCCCGCGGGTCAAACCGGACGTCGTCCTCCTGGACATGTACATGCCCAAGCGCAGTGGGCTCGAAGTTCTGAACGCGCTGCGCCAGGCGAACGCGTTACCGTCCACACTCGTCCTGACGACATTCGACGAGGACCATCTCGTGATCGGCGGCCTCCGGGCCGGCGCGAAGGGCTTTCTGCTCAAGGACGTCTCGCTCGAGCAATTGACGAGGACGATTCGGACGCTCTCGAGCGGGGGCACCCTCGTGCAACCGGTCGTCACTGAGCGACTCCTGCAGAATCGCCCGCCCGTGCAATGTGACTTTCCGAGTCTCCCATCCCCGGACCCGCTCAGTGGTCGCGAGCTGGAAATCCTGCGTCTCATGGCGCTCGGTCACAGCAATCGGGAAATCGCGGAGGCGCTGGGCATCGCAGAAGGCACGGTGAAGAACTACGTCTCGGTCATTCTGTCAAAGATAGGCGTGCGCGATCGCACGCGCGCGGTCTTGAAAGCGCTCGAGACGGGCGTGCTGTAA
- a CDS encoding MerR family DNA-binding protein, translating into MKENRLTLEPTPGRIIDFGGGRREEQPASLEMFRIGQLAEPSGMTPDTLRYYARHRLLPTTPRTSGGLRMYPAATTLVRLRFIKQAQVLGLSLDEIREVLRHLDRGGRSHCGRVRELLVAKLQELDARLMELREFRRPLQGYIQQCNEGLRRHGGEPCPVTAELH; encoded by the coding sequence ATGAAGGAAAACCGCTTGACTCTGGAGCCGACTCCAGGGCGCATAATTGATTTTGGCGGCGGAAGGCGAGAGGAGCAGCCCGCGTCTCTCGAGATGTTCCGCATCGGACAGCTAGCCGAACCGAGCGGCATGACACCCGACACGCTGCGCTATTACGCGCGGCACAGGCTTCTCCCGACGACGCCGCGGACCTCAGGCGGCTTGCGAATGTACCCTGCGGCGACGACGCTCGTGCGCCTGCGCTTCATCAAGCAGGCCCAGGTGCTGGGGCTCAGCCTCGACGAGATCCGCGAGGTTCTGCGCCATCTTGACCGCGGCGGCCGTAGCCATTGCGGCCGCGTTCGGGAATTGCTCGTCGCGAAGCTGCAGGAACTGGACGCACGGTTAATGGAGCTTCGGGAATTTCGTCGGCCGCTGCAGGGTTATATCCAGCAGTGCAACGAGGGTTTGCGCCGGCACGGCGGGGAACCGTGCCCGGTGACCGCGGAGTTGCACTGA
- a CDS encoding FAD-dependent oxidoreductase, protein MSDCCADHHDKRSGSYDLAVIGAGSAGFSAAITAAEQGAHVALTGRGTIGGTCVNTGCVPSKTLIRAAETLHQAKAASRFNGIAGEARVTDWRAVLRHKDALVSISRRLKA, encoded by the coding sequence ATGAGTGACTGCTGCGCGGACCACCACGACAAGCGGAGCGGTTCGTACGACCTCGCTGTGATCGGCGCTGGATCGGCCGGTTTCTCGGCCGCGATCACGGCTGCCGAGCAAGGCGCGCATGTTGCACTCACCGGCCGTGGAACCATCGGCGGCACGTGCGTCAACACCGGCTGCGTGCCATCGAAGACCCTCATCCGCGCGGCGGAAACCCTTCACCAGGCCAAGGCGGCGTCACGATTCAACGGCATCGCCGGCGAGGCGCGGGTCACGGATTGGCGCGCTGTGCTGCGGCACAAGGACGCGCTGGTGAGTATCTCACGACGGTTGAAGGCCTGA
- the merF gene encoding mercury resistance system transport protein MerF gives MQNWTLIRTGTVGAVVAALCCFTPLLVVVLPAIGLGAWLAGADYVFFPLLVVSLGVVALGLYRRRASASAGGESETSDRDATTKGLKR, from the coding sequence ATGCAGAACTGGACGTTGATCCGCACGGGCACGGTCGGCGCCGTCGTCGCTGCGCTCTGCTGCTTCACGCCGCTGCTCGTCGTGGTCTTGCCAGCAATTGGCCTCGGGGCCTGGCTCGCCGGGGCGGACTATGTGTTCTTCCCGCTTCTGGTTGTTAGCCTCGGCGTTGTGGCGCTCGGCCTCTATCGCCGACGCGCCAGCGCCAGTGCCGGCGGTGAATCAGAGACTTCCGACCGTGACGCGACAACGAAAGGCTTGAAACGATGA